The genomic segment CAACCGTCGATTACGGCAGTTTTATTCTGCAATATCCGACGGCACTGCAGGCGAAAAAGACCGAATCGCCCATCAAAGAGGATGAGAAGGGCAATACATACCTGCTGTTGGAAGTTTCGAACGAAACCGGAACTTTCTCTGTGGCGCGGATTCGGCTGTCTGAGAAAGAGTTTGCCAAAAATGTAGAACAGCGCGTCCTGCAGACAAAAACTGCCCTGGAGGAAAATTTGGGGACAGGCCTTTTGAGCTATGAGAGCGAAGTGCGGGAATGGAAGAGCCGGCAGACGCTGATTCTGCGCTATTCCTATCCCTTTGGCGAAGGCTATACGATGTATAAGACGCAGTATTTCATGATGGCGGGAAAATACACCTATGTCTTTACCATCAGCAATATCGACAGCGAAATCTCAGAAACCCAGCAGATTATCCTGGATAGCATCGTCGTGCAGAACCAGGATGGGCCTGTTTTGCCCAGCCAGGCACCATCGGCTTCGCCGGAAGGCGAGCCAGAAGGGGAGCCGGGCGAGGGCAGCTTGCCCCCGGACGACGCTGGGCAGGCAGAAGCACAGCCGGATGAGGGCGGCGCAGGAGAGCCAGTGCAGGAGTAAAGGCGTTTCTAACAATATCAAGATGATAAAAATCCGGCGAAAGCCGGATTTTTCTTTCTGTGGCCTTCGCTTGCAAATAGAGCGCTGTCAAGATATAATATGATAGGTTATTCGTATCTTAAAGTTAGGGTGGCATATGAAGATAATCGATATTTCGTTAAAACTGGATGAAAATGCGGCCGTTTATGAGGGCGATCCGCGCTTTTCCAGCGAAGTCTGGAAAAACGTGCAGGACGATGGCTTCATGCTCAGCACGCTTCGCATGGGCACACATACCGGGACGCATTTGGATGCCCCCTGTCATTTTATTTCGGATGGGAAAACTGTGGCGGAGATTTCTCCCAGAAGGTGCCTTGGCAAGTGCGCCGTTGTGGATGAAATCGACGCTTTTGCAGGCGGCTATTCGAGGGTGCTCATCAGCTCCAGAAAACAGGGAGGGCGCATCACGCTGGCGCAGGCGCAGCGGCTGATCGATCTAAAAGTCCGCCTGATCGGCACAGAAAGACTCTCGATTGGCAACGATGAAGTCCATCGGTATCTGCTGGGCAACGACTGCGTCATTCTGGAAGCGCTGGATCTTTCGGCCGCTCCGGAGGGCGAATATATTTTATCGGCATTGCCGCTGAAAATCGAGGCGGATGGCTGCCCGGTTCGGGCGGTTCTGATGGTGGCGGAAGCATGAGAGGGAAGCTTCTTCGCATCCTGTCGGCAGTTTGCGGCGCATTTGTGGTTTTAGGAGTTATCTTAAACTGCGTCAACTTCTTTTGCTTCCAAAAATCCTTTTACCAACGGGAATATCAAAAATTAGATACGGCAGAGCAAATCGGCATGAGCGGCGCAGATCTGCAAGCCGCGACGGACGCCCTCTTGGATTATCTGCGGGGCAGGCGGGAGGATCTGCATGTTCAGGCAACAATCGGGGGGCAGCAAAGAGAGGTTTTCAACCAGCGGGAAATCCTGCATATGGTGGATGTCAGAATGCTCTATCTTTGGGCCATGCGCATCGGCAACGGCCTGCTCATTCTGGCGGCCGCTTTCTATCTTTGGGCCTGGATAGGTGGGCGGGATAAGGCTGCGGTTCTAGGCGGGTATTTGCAGGGAAACTATATTTTGCTCGGGCTGATTGCGGCGCTTGGGATTTATGCGGCACTGGATTTTAACAGCTTCTGGACAGGCTTTCACAAAATTTTCTTTACCAACGATTTATGGCTGCTGGATCCCAGAACGGATCTCCTCATTCAGATGGTTCCAGAGCAATTTTTCTTTGATCTGGTCATGCGCATCGTCGTCTCGGCGGCAGTGATCATCGCCGTATTGATGGTGGCGGCGCACTTAGCAAAGCGGCGGCAGAAAACGGAGAGCAAGGCATGAGAAAAGACGAGGCAAATCAAAAACTACGGGCACTGCGCGAAAAGCGGAATGCCGTCATTTTAGGCATCGAAACTTCCTGCGATGAGACGGCAGCGGCCATCGTTCAAAACGGCAGGACTGTGCGCAGCAACGCGCTGTATACGCAAATTGCGATTCACGCCCAATATGGCGGGGTTGTCCCGGAAATTGCATCGCGCAATCACGTAGAGAAGCTTCCCTATATTGTGGACGAGGCGCTGGCGCAGGCTGGACTGCGACTACAAGATGTGGATGCGCTGGCAGTAACCCAGGGGCCGGGGCTGGTGGGCGCTCTGCTTACGGGCGTCTCCTATGCGAAGGCGCTCTCCTATGCGGTGGAAAAGCCGCTGATTGCCGTCAACCATATCGAGGGGCATATTTCTGCCAACTACATTTCGCATCCCAGCCTGGAGCCGCCCTTCATTTGCCTGATCGTCTCCGGCGGGCATACCAATCTGGTGAAAGTGCAGGATTACGGAAGCTACCGGCTTTTGGGCACGACCAGAGACGATGCCGCAGGAGAGGCGTTCGACAAAGTAGCGCGGATACTAGGGCTGCCATACCCGGGCGGGCCGCACCTGCAAAAGCTGGCAGAGCAGGGGGATGCCCATGCTTATGAATTTCCCAGGGCTTTCCGCGGGGAGACGCACCTGGATTTTTCCTTCAGCGGGCTCAAGACGGCCGTCGTCAACCTGGTGCACCGCATGGAGCAGAAGGGAGAGGCCTTCAGTAAAGAGGATTTGGCGGCTTCTTTCCAGCGGGCGGCAGTGCAGACGCTGATCCGCAATACCTTCGAGGCCGCGCGCCGGGAGGGAATGCGGCGCATTGTTTTTGCGGGCGGCGTCAGCGCGAACGAGGAACTGCGCCGGCAGGCTCTCATGCACGAGGGATACGAGATTTATCTTCCGGAGCTGAAATACTGCACAGACAACGCGGCGATGATCGCCTCTGCCGCTTACTATCAGCTTTTGGGCGGCTGTGAGGCCGCGCCGCTGACGCTCAATGCGGACCCTTCTTTAGAGCTAATTTCAGATGCGCAAGCATAGAAATGAGTAGAGAAGCTTGCATATGAGGTGGCAAATTTGAAAAATAGAGCGAGAAATAAAAAGAAAAGTAACTGGGGCGCACTTTTTATTGCGCTGGGAGTCGGGCTTGTGATCTTTGCCGCAGTTTATGTTACGGGCATTGCGAAGACGGCAACTACTGCGCCGGGAGATTCCCTGGCGGGCACCCGGATTCTGATCGATCCGGGGCACGGCGGGTTTGACGGCGGCAGCATTGGCGCGACGGGCACGGAAGAGGCAGAGATCAATCTTGCCATTTCAAAGCTGCTGCAAAAGGAGCTGGAATCTGAGGGTGCAGAGGTTGTGATGCTGCGCGAAGAGGATGAAGCGCTGGGCGAGGAAAAGCAGGATGATATGGCCAGGCGCCGGGAGCTGATCGAGACGTCCGGGCAGGATATTACCGTCAGCATCCATCAGAATAAATTCGGCGATTCCGCTGTATGCGGCCCGCAGGTGTTCTATGCGCCGGGCTCGGCGGAAGGGGAAAAGCTGGCTGGGTGCATCCAAAATAGCCTGAATGAGGCGCTGGAAGTCCAAAAGCCGCGCGTCCAGATGGAAGGCAATTACTATATCGTCAAATCAGGGACGGTTCCGGCGGTTATTGTGGAATGCGGATTTTTGAGCAACCCGGAAGAAGAGGCAAAGCTCAAAACCGAGGAGTATCAGAAGAAAGTGGCAAAAGCAGTGCGCGAGGGCATTACAGTCTATCTGAAAGGACAGGGCGTATGAGAGACAGGCTTCGAGTTGGAGTTGTGAATTTTCAGGCTGCCTGGGGCGCTATCCCAGAAAATTTGGCGCGCATCGAGCGCATATGCCAAAAGGCCAAGGAGCAGGGCGCGGAACTGGTGGTGTTCCCTGAAGTGGCGGTTTCGGGTTACAGTATTTTTGAGCAGGGCGCTATGCAAAAAGACGCGGCAGAGCAGATTCCGGGCGCTTGCAGCCAAACGCTCTGCCGGATTGCCAAAGAACTGGGCCTTTATCTTGCCGTAGGGATGCCTGAACGGGATGGGCAAACGGGTGAGATTTATAACAGCCTGCTGGCAGTTTCGCCAATGGGAGTGGACGCCGTCTACCGCAAGATCCACCCCTTTGGGCACGAATCGCTTTGGTGCCAAAAGGGACAAGCTCCCGTTATTTGGCAGACGCCCTGGGGAAAAATCGGCCTTGGGATTTGCTACGATACCTATCAATTTCCAGAGCTCATTCGCTATTATGCCAGCCAGGGATGCCGGCTGTATCTGAACAGCACGGCTCAGGCAGGGAGCCAGGCCACGCCGGAAGCGGCAGAGCGCTTTCGCCAATACTATCTTTCCACCATCGAAGCGGCCAGCCTGAGCAATGAAATCTTCATTGCCAGCAGCAACCTGGCCGGGGAAGAGGAGGGGACGCAGTTTGGGGGCGCCAGCCTCGTCATCGGGCCGGTTTTGCGCGAAGAAGGCTTTGGCCAGGATCCCTATTGCAGGATGTATGCGGGCGGGCTGGGAAATCAGGAGATTGGCGTCGTAACGGCAGAGATCGATCTCTCCCTGGCCGTGCGCACCATTTATCAGAACAATCCGATCACAGGCGAGCCGGATTACCGGCCGGAGCTCTACCGGAAATGGCAGGAAAAGGAAAGCAGAATTGAAAGATAGCATTTTAGAAAAAATAGAGGATAGGGAGGCAGCGCAGAAGAACCCCATTGTGCTGGCCTATCTTGGGGACACGGTCTACGATCTCTATGTGCGCACGGCGCTGGTCAAGCGGTTTGGCCTGCATGTCAACGAGCTCAACGCCAAGGCAGCGGGCATCGTCAACGCGAGGGCGCAGGCGCAGGCATCCGAGCGGCTGGCCGGCCTGTTTACCCAGCAGGAGGCAGAGATCTTCAAAAGAGGGCGCAATGCCAAAGTCGGCTCTGTGCCTAAAAATATGGAGGTCGCCGATTATCATAAGGCGACGGGGCTGGAAGCCCTGATGGGATATTTGTTTTTGACGGGACAGCATGAACGGCTGGAGCAGCTGATGGGAGCTGTGCTGGAGCAGGAATAGGAGGCGGCAGTATGGAAGAACAGGAACTGATTATCGGCAGAAATCCCGTGCGGGAGGCGATCCGCGCCGGGCGGAGCGTTGAGGCCATTTATGTCTCGGCCAGAGGCGAGGGCAGTATCCGCGAGATCTTGGCTCTGGCGCGCAAAAATGGGATTATCATCAAGGAAGTTCCCAAAACAAAGCTGGATGAGCTCTCCCTGCCCTATGGCCACCAGGGCAACCCGGGCAACCACCAGGGGATTGCGGCGCGGGTGAGCGAAGTCGCCTATCAGACGGTGGAAGATATGTTTGCGCTGGCCGAAAGCCGCGGGCAGGCGCCCTTTCTCATCATGCTGGATGGCATTGAGGATCCCTTTAACCTTGGAGCGATTGTGCGCAGTGCCGAAGTAATGGGCGCGCACGGCGTGATTCTGCCAAAGCGCAGAAGCGCTTCCATGACGGCCGCCGCCTGCAAGACGGCCTGCGGCGCGCAGGAGTATCTGCCCATTGCCAGAGTAACCAATCTGGCCGCGACGATAGAGGAGATCAAGCGGCGCGGCGTTTTCGTCGCCTGCGCGGATATGGATGGCCAGGAGGCGGCAAAAGCGAACCTCAAGGGCGCGATGATGCTGGTGATCGGCGCAGAGGGCGAGGGCGTTTCCAGGCTGGTGAAAGAGCGCAGCGATTTTGTCGTGAGAATTGCGGTAAAGGGGAAAATCGATTCCCTCAACGCATCGGCTGCGGCGGCTGTGCTCATGTATGAAAAAGTGCGCCAGGATATGGCGCAAGAGGTGTAAATTGGAAGAATATGCAGCGGAGCAGAATGTCGAAGTGCTCCAAATTGTGGATGAAACCCAGGAAATTGAGCTGGAGCCGCAGGAAGAGATGATCGGCTTTGGCTATGAGCGCTTCCTGAATATGACGGATGGGGAGATCGCGGAGCTGGCCAACAAGGATGATCCGCTTGCCTCCGACTATCTGCTCAATAAGTATAAGAATTTCGTCCGGGCAAAGGCGCGCTCCTATTTCCTGATTGGCGCAGACCGCGAAGATCTGGTGCAGGAGGGCATGATCGGCCTGTATAAAGCTATTCGGGATTACCGGCCGGATAAACAGACTTCTTTTCTGGCCTTTGCGGAGCTCTGCGTAACGCGGCAGATCATTACGGCGATTAAAGCGGCCACGCGCCAGAAGCATAAGCCGCTTAACAGCTATATTTCCCTCAATAAACCAGTTTACGACGAGGAATCGGATCGGACGCTCATCGATATTATCACGGGCAGCAAAGTCTCCAACCCGGAGGATATCATCATCGATCAGGAAGATCTCATGCAGATTGAGGAAAAGATCGGGGAGATGCTCTCGGATTTTGAATGGAAAGTGCTCTGCCTCTATTTAAAGGGCAAAAGCTATCAGGAGATCGCGCAGATTTTGGGCCGCAGGGTCAAATCCATCGATAACGCCTTGCAGCGCGTGAAAAACAAGCTGGAAAAGCATCTGGAAGACAGCAGGGCGCAGGCGGAGTAGCCAAAAGCATACAAAAGTGAAACAGGCGTTTTCTTGCAATGTGCGGAAAAAACGTGTAGAATAATAACATTGTTAAAATAGCCAGTTCCTGGGCGAGAGCGCAGAATCATATGGGAGGATAGTTCACATGGCAAACGAATTTGTTTTGACGAAAAAAGGCAAACAGGACCTTGAGGCTCAGCTCGAGTATTTGAAAACAGTCAAACGGGCAGAAATTTCTGAACAGATTAAAGTCGCGCGCTCTTTTGGCGACCTCAGCGAAAACGCGGAGTATACCGAGGCCAGAAATGAACAATCCAGAATTGAGGGAAGAATCCAGAGCCTGGAAAGCACGCTGCGGATGGCCACGATTGTAGACGACGATGAAGTCAATCTGGAGAAAGTCAGCATCGGCACAAAAGTGCGCCTTTTGGATCAGGAGTTTGATGAAGAGGAGATCTACCAGATTTTCGGCTCGATGGAGGCAGATGTCTCTAACAACATTATCTCAAATGAATCCCCGGTTGGGCAGGCGCTGCTTGGGCATTCGGTAGGCGACGAGATCTCGGTGGAGGTTCCGGGCGGCATTGCGCATTTTACGATCTTGGAGATTTCCAAGGCAGATGAGCGGTAAATAAGGAGAGAAAGCAAGATGGCAGAACAACAGCAAAATCATGGAGCGCCGGAAAAAAATCTGACGGAAGTGGTAAAGGTCCGCAGAGATAAGCTGGAGGCTCTGAAGAATAGCGGCAAGAACCCGTTTGAGGTTACGCGGTTTGACGGCGTGATCTCTTCCTCGGAGATCAAAGATAATTTTGAGAAGCTGGAAGGCTCCCAGGTGCGCGTGGCGGGAAGAATCATCTCCAAGCGCGTGATGGGAAAGGCGAGCTTTTTCCATATTCAGGATGGCGCAGGGCGCATTCAGGGCTATGCCAGAAGAGACGTCATGGGCGATGAACCCTATGCCGAGTACAAGACATACGACATCGGCGATATTGTGGGCCTGGATGGCGAGGCCTTCCGCACAAATGCGGGAGAGCTTTCCGTCAAGTGCCATAGCGTTACGCTGCTTTCCAAATCATTGCTTCCCCTGCCTGAGAAATTCCATGGTCTGAAGGATATGGATCTGCGCTACCGCCAGAGATATGTGGATTTGATCGTCAATCCGGAGGTCAAAGAGACGTTTGCAAAGCGCTCGAAGATCATCAAAGCCATCCGGGATTATCTGGATGAAAAGGGCTTTATGGAAGTGGAGACGCCGATTTTGCACGGAACGGCCGGCGGCGCCGCGGCGCGCCCCTTTATCACGCACCACAATACGCTGGATATCGATATGTATCTGCGCATCGCTACAGAGCTGCATTTAAAGCGGCTGATCGTCGGCGGGTTTGAGCGGGTCTATGAGATCGGGCGCATCTTCCGCAACGAGGGTATGGATATCAAGCATAACCCCGAATTTACCACGATGGAGCTATATCAGGCGTATACGGATTATAACGGCATGATGGAGCTTTGCGAGGGGCTGTTTGCGCACTGCGCCAAGGTGCTCTACGGCACAACGAAGATCACCTATCAGGGCCAGGAGATCGATTTGACGCCTCCCTGGAACCGCATGAGCATGAACGATGCTGTAAAGCAGTATACTGGGGTGGACTTCGCCTCGGCCACGGATGAGCAGGCCAGAGAGATGGCCAAAAAGCTGGGGCTGGAAGTGGAAAACGAGACGGCCGGCAAGATTCTCAGCATGGCGTTCGATGCCTTTGTCGAGGAAAAACTGGTGCAGCCGACGTTTATCACGGATTATCCCGTGGAAATTTCACCGCTGGCAAAGCGCAAGGCGGATAACCCTAAGCTGACCGAGCGTTTTGAGCTGTTTATCACCTCCCGGGAGCTGGCAAACGCCTTCTCCGAGCTCAACGACCCCATCGA from the Christensenellaceae bacterium 44-20 genome contains:
- the rlmB gene encoding 23S rRNA (guanosine(2251)-2'-O)-methyltransferase RlmB, translating into MEEQELIIGRNPVREAIRAGRSVEAIYVSARGEGSIREILALARKNGIIIKEVPKTKLDELSLPYGHQGNPGNHQGIAARVSEVAYQTVEDMFALAESRGQAPFLIMLDGIEDPFNLGAIVRSAEVMGAHGVILPKRRSASMTAAACKTACGAQEYLPIARVTNLAATIEEIKRRGVFVACADMDGQEAAKANLKGAMMLVIGAEGEGVSRLVKERSDFVVRIAVKGKIDSLNASAAAAVLMYEKVRQDMAQEV
- the lysS gene encoding lysine--tRNA ligase, which codes for MAEQQQNHGAPEKNLTEVVKVRRDKLEALKNSGKNPFEVTRFDGVISSSEIKDNFEKLEGSQVRVAGRIISKRVMGKASFFHIQDGAGRIQGYARRDVMGDEPYAEYKTYDIGDIVGLDGEAFRTNAGELSVKCHSVTLLSKSLLPLPEKFHGLKDMDLRYRQRYVDLIVNPEVKETFAKRSKIIKAIRDYLDEKGFMEVETPILHGTAGGAAARPFITHHNTLDIDMYLRIATELHLKRLIVGGFERVYEIGRIFRNEGMDIKHNPEFTTMELYQAYTDYNGMMELCEGLFAHCAKVLYGTTKITYQGQEIDLTPPWNRMSMNDAVKQYTGVDFASATDEQAREMAKKLGLEVENETAGKILSMAFDAFVEEKLVQPTFITDYPVEISPLAKRKADNPKLTERFELFITSRELANAFSELNDPIDQKQRFVDQLKERETGDEEAHMMDEDFVNALEYGMPPTGGIGIGIDRMVMLLTDSYSIRDVLLFPTMKPRA
- the tsaD gene encoding tRNA (adenosine(37)-N6)-threonylcarbamoyltransferase complex transferase subunit TsaD, whose product is MRKDEANQKLRALREKRNAVILGIETSCDETAAAIVQNGRTVRSNALYTQIAIHAQYGGVVPEIASRNHVEKLPYIVDEALAQAGLRLQDVDALAVTQGPGLVGALLTGVSYAKALSYAVEKPLIAVNHIEGHISANYISHPSLEPPFICLIVSGGHTNLVKVQDYGSYRLLGTTRDDAAGEAFDKVARILGLPYPGGPHLQKLAEQGDAHAYEFPRAFRGETHLDFSFSGLKTAVVNLVHRMEQKGEAFSKEDLAASFQRAAVQTLIRNTFEAARREGMRRIVFAGGVSANEELRRQALMHEGYEIYLPELKYCTDNAAMIASAAYYQLLGGCEAAPLTLNADPSLELISDAQA
- the sigH gene encoding RNA polymerase sporulation sigma factor SigH — its product is MIGFGYERFLNMTDGEIAELANKDDPLASDYLLNKYKNFVRAKARSYFLIGADREDLVQEGMIGLYKAIRDYRPDKQTSFLAFAELCVTRQIITAIKAATRQKHKPLNSYISLNKPVYDEESDRTLIDIITGSKVSNPEDIIIDQEDLMQIEEKIGEMLSDFEWKVLCLYLKGKSYQEIAQILGRRVKSIDNALQRVKNKLEKHLEDSRAQAE
- a CDS encoding cyclase family protein encodes the protein MKIIDISLKLDENAAVYEGDPRFSSEVWKNVQDDGFMLSTLRMGTHTGTHLDAPCHFISDGKTVAEISPRRCLGKCAVVDEIDAFAGGYSRVLISSRKQGGRITLAQAQRLIDLKVRLIGTERLSIGNDEVHRYLLGNDCVILEALDLSAAPEGEYILSALPLKIEADGCPVRAVLMVAEA
- a CDS encoding ribonuclease III domain-containing protein → MKDSILEKIEDREAAQKNPIVLAYLGDTVYDLYVRTALVKRFGLHVNELNAKAAGIVNARAQAQASERLAGLFTQQEAEIFKRGRNAKVGSVPKNMEVADYHKATGLEALMGYLFLTGQHERLEQLMGAVLEQE
- a CDS encoding carbon-nitrogen hydrolase family protein, whose amino-acid sequence is MRDRLRVGVVNFQAAWGAIPENLARIERICQKAKEQGAELVVFPEVAVSGYSIFEQGAMQKDAAEQIPGACSQTLCRIAKELGLYLAVGMPERDGQTGEIYNSLLAVSPMGVDAVYRKIHPFGHESLWCQKGQAPVIWQTPWGKIGLGICYDTYQFPELIRYYASQGCRLYLNSTAQAGSQATPEAAERFRQYYLSTIEAASLSNEIFIASSNLAGEEEGTQFGGASLVIGPVLREEGFGQDPYCRMYAGGLGNQEIGVVTAEIDLSLAVRTIYQNNPITGEPDYRPELYRKWQEKESRIER
- a CDS encoding TIGR01906 family membrane protein; protein product: MRGKLLRILSAVCGAFVVLGVILNCVNFFCFQKSFYQREYQKLDTAEQIGMSGADLQAATDALLDYLRGRREDLHVQATIGGQQREVFNQREILHMVDVRMLYLWAMRIGNGLLILAAAFYLWAWIGGRDKAAVLGGYLQGNYILLGLIAALGIYAALDFNSFWTGFHKIFFTNDLWLLDPRTDLLIQMVPEQFFFDLVMRIVVSAAVIIAVLMVAAHLAKRRQKTESKA
- a CDS encoding N-acetylmuramoyl-L-alanine amidase, translated to MKNRARNKKKSNWGALFIALGVGLVIFAAVYVTGIAKTATTAPGDSLAGTRILIDPGHGGFDGGSIGATGTEEAEINLAISKLLQKELESEGAEVVMLREEDEALGEEKQDDMARRRELIETSGQDITVSIHQNKFGDSAVCGPQVFYAPGSAEGEKLAGCIQNSLNEALEVQKPRVQMEGNYYIVKSGTVPAVIVECGFLSNPEEEAKLKTEEYQKKVAKAVREGITVYLKGQGV
- the greA gene encoding transcription elongation factor GreA; amino-acid sequence: MANEFVLTKKGKQDLEAQLEYLKTVKRAEISEQIKVARSFGDLSENAEYTEARNEQSRIEGRIQSLESTLRMATIVDDDEVNLEKVSIGTKVRLLDQEFDEEEIYQIFGSMEADVSNNIISNESPVGQALLGHSVGDEISVEVPGGIAHFTILEISKADER